CCTTCGTCGCGACGCTGCGGCTCTCGCGGCTGGCCGTGACGGCGCTGGTGGCGGTGAGCGTCATCGCCGGGCTGGTGGCGCCGATGGACTCCTCGCTGCACGGCGCCTACTACGCGATCGTGCTCGGCTCGATGATCGTGGCGATCCTCGCGCCGGTCCTGCTGTGGACCCGCGGTGCCCGTGCGCGGGTGGAGCGGATCGCCACCGCCCACCTGCCCGGCCTCGCCGACCTGGTGCCGGCTCCGCCACGCGCCACGGCGGCGTCGGTGCCCCCGCCCCGCCAGCCGCTCGGGACCGCTGAGCTCAGCGGGCTGCTTCGATCCTTCCGCTGACCTCGCCGAGGCTCAGCCGGCCGCCCGAGGTGGACGGGGCGGAGTAGCGCAGCACGACCTCGTCGCCGTCCTCCAGGAAGCGCTCGCCCTTCCACAGCTCGATGAACGACCCCTCCTGCCCGTGCTCGGGCCCGCTGATCGTGCCGCTGGCGAACAGGTCGCCGGTGCGCACGCTCGCGCCGTTCACGGTCAGGTGGGCGAGCATCTGGGCCGGGGACCAGTAGGTCGAGGAGTACGTCGGGCGGCTGACCACCTCGCCGTTGAGCTCGACCTCCACGTCGATGTCGAGGCCGCGGGTGCGACCCGGCTCGAGGTAGGCAGCGGGCTCGGGGTCCTGGCCCGGCAGGTCGCACCAGGCGGCGTCGAGGGCGGCGAGCGGGGTGACCCAGCAGCTGATCGTGGTGGCGAAGGACTTGCCGAGGAACGGCCCGAGCGGGACGTACTCGTAGGCCTGCACGTCGCGCGCGGACCAGTCGTTGAGCCCGACCACGCCGAAGACGTGGTCGGCCAGCGCGGCCGCGGGGACGCGGGTGCCGATCGCCGAGGGGGCGCCGACGACGAAGCCGAGCTCGGCCTCGATGTCGAGGCGCCGGGTCGGTCCGAAGGAGGGTGGCTCGCCCGGCCCGACCGGGCGCAGGCCGGAGGGGCGCACGACCGGGGTGCCGCTGGGCACGACGGTGCCGGCGCGGCCGTGGTAGCCGACCGGCAGGTGCTTCCAGTTCGGCAGCAGCGGCTCGGAGTCAGGGCGGAACATCCGACCGAGGTTGGTCGCGTGGTGCTCGGAGGCGTAGAAGTCGACGTAGTCGGCGACCTCGAACGGCAGGTGCATGACCACGTCGGCCAGCGGGATGCCGGGCAGGTCGGGCGCCAGGTCGAGCACCTGCTCGCGCAGCTGACGCCACGTCGACGGCCCGCGCTCCATGAGCGGGTTGAGCGACGTCGCGGCCAGCTCGGGACGGGACGTGGCGGTGGCGAGGTCGAGGACCTCGTCGCCACGCCGCACCCCGACGCGACGCGGGCCGCCGTCGACGGAGAAGACGCCGTAGGGCAGGTGGTCGAGCCCGAACCCGTTCTCGGCCCTGTTCGCCACACCGTTCACAGCGACACCATCTCCCGCAGGTCGGCCAGCGGCTCGTCGATGCTGCACGAGCCGAAGGAGGTGAACCAGCGCCGGGCGCCGGCGAGGTCGAGGGCGAGCAGGTCGGTGGCGTCGTCGCGGCGCAGGGTGGCGACGACGTCGTCGGGGGAGCCGCCGTCGAAGGCGACGCGGGTGGCGGCCAGCACCGTGAGGAAGCCGTGGTGGGTGCAGCCGTCGGCGTCCACGTGCGGC
This genomic window from Nocardioides marinus contains:
- a CDS encoding fumarylacetoacetate hydrolase family protein yields the protein MNGVANRAENGFGLDHLPYGVFSVDGGPRRVGVRRGDEVLDLATATSRPELAATSLNPLMERGPSTWRQLREQVLDLAPDLPGIPLADVVMHLPFEVADYVDFYASEHHATNLGRMFRPDSEPLLPNWKHLPVGYHGRAGTVVPSGTPVVRPSGLRPVGPGEPPSFGPTRRLDIEAELGFVVGAPSAIGTRVPAAALADHVFGVVGLNDWSARDVQAYEYVPLGPFLGKSFATTISCWVTPLAALDAAWCDLPGQDPEPAAYLEPGRTRGLDIDVEVELNGEVVSRPTYSSTYWSPAQMLAHLTVNGASVRTGDLFASGTISGPEHGQEGSFIELWKGERFLEDGDEVVLRYSAPSTSGGRLSLGEVSGRIEAAR